The genome window CCCCGAAGCCTATTACCACCGGGGGATTGCCTATTATCATAGCGCCCAACTCAACGAAGCCCTGGCCGACTGTAATAAAGCGATTGCACTAACGCCGCAAAATGCAGAGATCTTAACTTTTCGCGGCGAGGTTTACAAGGCGTTACAACAAATAGGCAAGGCTATTGCTGATTTTAATATGGCTGTCACTATCAACCCTAATTATGCTCCGGCATATTACCAGGCGGCTGGGACTTATTTGGAAATAAAAAACTATGCCGCCGCATTGCCATTAATTAATAAGGCAATTGCCCTGATACCAAACGCAGCGGAGTATTATTGGATCCAGGCGCGGTTGTATTTATATACGGATAAAAACAGTGACGCTTTAACAGCAGCCAATAAGGCTGTTGAACTTAACCCAAAAGCGCCGGAGGGCTATATGTGGAAAGCGTCTGCCTTTTTTAACCAGGAAAAATACGATGAGGCCATAAAAACCATTAGCCAGGGCATAACCATCAATCCTGAATATTATTTACTTTATAGTCTGCGGGCTTCTATGTACAGGGATAAGGGATTTGTTTCCCTTGCGGATGCCGATGATTTGAAAGCCAAACAATTAGCGGCTAACATTAAATGAGATGAAAACTTTTGCCGCACTCACATTACTTAGCCTTGCCATTGGTAACCTAAATGCCCAATGTACATCAGGCAACTGTATTACCGGCACCGGGACCTATAATTATGGCTGGTGCATTTACACCGGTGAATTTAAAAACAGCAAACCCCAGGGCAGAGGCAGCATGAAGTATGATGATTATACCTACACCGGGCATTTTGAGAATGGGCTGGAAGACGGGGAGGGGATAATCACGCATGCCGACGGATCGCGGGAAAACGTAACGTACCTGGCCGGTAAAAAAGTAACCTCTGTTTTGGCTAAAGTTGCCGAAAAAGACTACAAGCCCGTTGTTGTACAGGATGTACATTGTTTAAGTGGCGACTGTATTACCGGTTACGGCACTTACCAGTTTCCGTCGGGCAATAAATACACCGGAATGTTTAATGACCGCAGGAGGGAAGGCAGAGGGATATTTTACTTTGCCGGCGGCGATAAATTTGAAGGAGAATGGCTTAATAATCAAAAAGCCAACGGAACTTATTATTTTAACACGGGGGCTAAATACACAGGTAACTATGATAGTAACGGAAATGAATATAATGGTATAATTACTTCGGTTACGGGCATGTCTATCCCTTATGTAAATGGTAGGGCCGTAATACCTCCGGCACCCGTGATACCAATGGGCGCCGACCTGCGGGGGGACACCCGCCAGGCCAAAGCCTCAACCGAAAGGGTTAAAATGCCGTGTTCGGTATGCTTTGGTACAGGAAAGATTTCCAAAACAGAGGATTGGTCTAACTACGGAGCTGCACAAGGTGGCAGTAGGGAAACCTACCGGTTAGAGCGGGTATATTCAAGTTGTTATAAATGCCATGGATCTGGTGTAGAATAATGTTTATTATTATTATTACTATTATTATGGGTTTCAACTTATTTAATATTGTGCAATCTGTTGCTAATACCTATATTCATCGAACCCAATCATATTTAAACAAATGCAGCCAGTTATAATTGAGTTTCAAAGAAAAAAAAACTGCTTAATAGTTTTGTGTATTTTATTCCTGGTACCTATCTCCGCTTTTTCTCAAATAAACAGAACTGCCGATAGCTTAAAGTACAGGATAAGCCAAACTAAAGACCCTAATATCAAAGCCAAGAATTATCTTCAATTATCTCAATTACTGTCGCACCGTGAAATGGATGTTGCAAAAAGTTACCTGGACTCCGCCAGCAAGTTCGGGAAATTGAAAATGACAGCCGAGGTGTCAATGCTATTAAACAAAGGTTATGCAGATTATTATGATAATACCGGAAAACCTGATAGTGTAATTAAATATGCCAATGTAAGCTTTGAACTGGCCACCAAATTAGGAAACCGACAGGTTGAAGCCGCTGCGCTTAATTTAAAAGGCAATGCGTACATGACCAAAAGGAATTTCAAAGATGCCGAAGCTGCCTACGTTGATGCCATGAGGATATATTCATCCCAAAACAATGACCTTGCTGTTGGTAACCTTTATGTTAACCTCGGCTACCTTTTTCAACAGCAGCACCTTGTTACCGAAGCTGAAAAACAATACGGCGAGGCAGACATAATTTTTAAAAAACTGGAAAATGCCGGCAGATTGGCCCAACTATACAATAACTACGGCATTTTATATGGCGAAAACAATCAATTTCTTAAGTCGGCGCAGTTTTTTGAAGCCTCAATGCGTATTCGCGAAAAATTGAAAGACCCGCTCGCGTTAGCAAACGCTTATTTAAATGTAGGTGGCATTAACGTGTTGTTAAAGAACTATAAAAAGGCCGAAGTAAACTTGTTGAATGCGAAAATGCAATTCGAAAAAATAAACAACATCCAGGGAGTAACCAGTTGCTTAACCAACCTGGGCGAATTGTATGAAAACACAAAGGACTATAAAAAGGCTATTGCTTATTGTAAAGAATCAATAGCACTTTCTAAGGCAAATCATAACAACGAGGACCTGGAGAATGCGCTGATCAACATTAGTAATATTTATACCAAAACGGGAGACTACAAAACTGCGTACGACTATAAAGACAAGCTGGAGCGCTTGAAGGACACCATCTATCAGAAAAGTCTAACGGGCCAGATCGCAGAAATGCAAACCAAATTTGAGACAGAAAAAAAGGAGCAAAAAATTGTATTGCTGAACAAAGAAAATATTATACAAAAACTCTCTATCTCAAGTAGAAATACTACCATATTAATCATCATATTATTATTTATATTCTCAATATTAATGGGCGGTCTATTTTATAACCGCTATAAGCTTAAACAAGATGCCCGCTTACAGGCGGAAGTGATCAATCAACAAACGCTGGCTTCTAAAGGTATAATTGAAGCTGAAGAATGCGAACGCAAGCGTATAGCCGCCGAATTGCACGATGGTGTAGGGCAATTGTTCACTACCGTTAAAATGAACCTGGAAATTTTAATGGAGCGTTTCCTGGTGAGGCAACCGGACGCCGATCAGCTGGCTGAAAAAACAATGGCGATGGTTGATGAAAGTTGTATTGAAGTAAGATCTATAGCCCATCAAATGATGCCGAATGCTTTAATTAAAAGTGGACTGGTGTCTGCCCTGCGCGACTTTATCAATAAAATACCAACTGATAAGTTAAAAATAGCACTCGAAACCAAGGGGATTGATAAATCACTGGAAAGTACCACCGAAACAGTATTATACAGGGTGATACAAGAATCTGTAAACAACGTGATTAAACACGCAGGTGCTACATCACTTGATATTTTGTTATTGTGCGATGCTAAGGAAATAACGGTATCAATTGAAGATAATGGTAAAGGGTTCGATAGTGTGGATAAAAGTAAATTCGCGGGTATTGGTTTAAAAAATATGATTAGCAGGGTAGAATATTTGAAGGGAACGGTAGATATATCTTCTGCTCCTGGTAAAGGAACCTTGGTTGCCATCTTTATCCCTTTGAATTAGTATGGAAAAAACCGACCCCAAGCGTATTTTTATAGTGGATGACCACCAGATGGTGATTGACGGCATTAACCTGATGATTGAAGGCAGGCCTGAATTTTTAACTGTTGGTGAAAGTACGCAACCGCTTGCTGTTTTAGAATTGTTGGCTAATATTCCGGCAGACATTTTAATTACCGATGTGGGCATGCCCGGTATGAGTGGTGTTGAACTGGCCCGGGCTGTAAAAAACAAATTCCCTCACATCAAAATACTTGCCCTTTCAATGTTTGGCGACAGCCAAATTATTGCAGAAATGATTGACGCCGGCATTTCCGGGTATATCTTAAAAAACGCGGGAAAAAAAGAACTGGTTGAAGCCCTGACAAAGATTTCAGACGGGCAAAATTACTTTGGCCAGGAAATTACCTTACAGTTGATGAAATCCTTTAAACGCAACCAGGAAGAAACTAAACTTACCGACCGGGAAGTAGAAATTATCCGGATGATTGAAAAGGATATGACCACCAGGGAGATTGCGGAAACCCTGTTCATCAGCGAACGTACCGTAGAAACCCATCGTAAAAATATCCTCCATAAAACCAATACACAAACGGTTGTTGGTTTACTCAAATACGCGTACGAAAGAAAGATCATTTAAGCCTGTATTGTTAGCGCGAAAGGTACGTAGCTGAATATGCCGATTGCTCGGTATTGTTTGAATAACAGCGCATTAAGATATTTATATAAATCTTAATGTCATGAAAAAACAGCTAAAACTCATCTTTTTCTTACTGTTACTGGCGGGCACATTTAATGCTTGCAAAAAAAATTCAGGTGCCGAAGCCAAGCCTGCGAATACCACCGGGCAGTTTGTTTTTAAGTTAGACGGCGCGCGGATTGTTATTGATTCTGCCAATGCTATCTTGTATTCAACGCCAATGGGCAGGCAAATGGATGTATTTGCTTATAAAAGCGGCACCCAGATCCTGGAATTTCATTTTGACCCAAAAACAGGAGTGAAGGCGGCGGGAACTGTATTAGGTGCCGGCGCATTTTTAACTTATATGGAATCGGCAACCCAAAGCTACGATTCACAATCCGGCGTGTTAACATTAACCACTTGCGATACTTTAGGTAAAAAAATTGAAGGCGATTTTAATTTTGTTGCAAAACAGTATCCCTATACGGGTACCGCCAAAACCATTACCGAAGGCCATATGCTGCTCACAAAAATTTCCAAATAACCCATTCATTTTAAATTTTATGAAAAATTTTACTCCTGTTTTAAGAATTGCTGTTTCCTGTTTTTTAATAGTAAGCGCCATTATTTCCTGTAAAAAGGATAATCAAACCAACCCGCCCCCCGCTGTAAAGCCCGTGGTTACCAATGTGCAACCGAAAGATCCTATGCCCGGTGATGTGGTAACCATTACCGGAACCGGCTTTGGTTCAATAGCCACTGATGTAAAAGTAACCATCGGTGCACAGGTCGTTACCATAACATCGGTTACAACTACCGAAATCAAATTTACACTGCCAGCTGGGATAACTGCAGGCGATATTGCCGTGGCGATTAAAAATGTAATAGCCAATAATACAGACCCTCAAAAGGCTACAATTACTCCTAAACCATCGCTGGTTCCGGCAGCAACTATCACATCTATTAATCCAACATCGGGAAAAGTGGGTGACGTTGTAACTATTACAGGCACAAATTTCAGTGCAACCGCAACAGATGATGTAGTAAAGTTTAACGGGGTAACTGCTACGGTAAGCGCTGCTACCACTACCGCATTAACTGTTAGTGTGCCCGCCACAGCAACAACGGGCACAATCTCTTTAAGTGTAAAGAGCGCAGCCATAATTACCGGTCCTTCGTTTACCATTAATACTTCAACAGGCGGTACAGGTTCACCTATAAACTATATTAAAGTTTTAGGCGGAACAGCCACAGTTTCTAAAATAGCTTCTGCACCGGCAGAAATCGGCGCAATGGTAGTCGATAAAAAAAATAATGTGCTTTATTATGCTGACTATACAGTTTTTGCTGCTTCACACGCGGGCACCGTTTATAAATTGAAGCTGGACGGCAGCGCGCCCACACCCCTCACTACTGATAGCCGCATAAACACCGTATTTAATTTAGGGGTAGATGCGACTGGTAATGTGATTGTGTTTACAGGCGTAGATAAACAAGGCATTAATGTAAATGTGTATAAAGTAGATCCGGGGACAGGATCTGTTACCGGGCTTGCCACCAATGTAAATCTGGGTGGGGGTAACTATCCCTTAGTCGTAGATTCACAAGGAGGTATCTGGAATGGATATGGCCAAAAACTAAATACCGCAACTAATAAATTCGACCGAAATGCTACCTTTCCTTACACCAGCTATACCAGCACTTTTTACCAGGGCGATGGAATTTATGTTGACAATGCGTCAGGCACAGATGTTGGCTTTGTTAAATACAACCTTTTAACCAAAAATGGCACATCGACAGATTTTACCTTGCAAGCCCTGTTTAAGCAGGATAACGCCGATATAGGCAGCAACAGCCACAGTTTGGATGTGCAGTCAAGATACGCTATAGATAACAGCGAAAATTTTTATGCCTTATATCCTATTGCCGGTGATGCAGCGTCTTTTTATAATGATTACTATGTAATTCGCAAAACTAAAAATGGCACAGCCGCAGCCAGTTCACTACTGCTCAAATTTACAACGCCATTTAATGTGCCGGCTTATACTCAGCCGCGATCAAATATCGGCCTTTTGTTCCAGTCAGATGGTGCAGGTAATTTATACATGAAAGATAACGGAACTGATATAATTAAGATTATTCAATAATATAATTCGATAACATGATTAAGCCTTCAGATAAATACATCTGAAGGCTTTTTAATATTACATAAATACCGAAGGATGGGTTTGTGCACTTTTAGTGATTGCGACCCTTTCTTATTATTCCCTGCTAAAATCTCATTTCAATGCGGTCAACAATTCAAAGGAACGTTTTGGGTTAACCAGTTTAATGCGTCCGTCGGCTGAAATGTCGGCTCCCTTTTTGATCAGCGTAATTACTTCTGCCGGGCTAAGCGATGGTTTCATTGCGATAAGTTTCGCCGCCAGGTTAGCTATATAAGGCGTAGCCATTGAGGTGCCGGATAGCAAGATCTTAGAGCCTCCAGGTGCAAAGCTTTCAACCAGGTACCCGTTTGCATGGATTGCAACCTTTTTCCCGGTGGCAGTAAAATCAGTTTCCAAACCTGCGCTGTTAACTGAGCCAACGCCTATCATATTTGGAATATCAAGCGCGGCAGGATATCTTAAATCCATATCCGAGTTAGAATTTTTATTCCCGTTGGAGGCTACGAAAAGAATCCCGGGTGCAGAACTGAACGCTTCGTAAAGGGCGTTTTTACGCATGGTCCATAATTTTACAGCAAGGTTTTTTTGCTCATCTGCGGGCATCTTTGGGTTGTATTTGGCAATATCAGTTTGATAGTCGCTGATAAAGTAGCCCCAACTCATGGTAACTACACGAACGTTGGCCGCCTTCCAGTATTTTACAAGGTCTTTCAAGTTTTTGGCCACTTTCAACTCTGTTTCTACAGCAGGAGATTTTGCGTCCGGTGTAAATCCTACATCTTCACTAAATCTTACCGTAAGTAACCTGGCATACGGGTTACCACGCATCGCAATTCCTGCTACGTGGGTGCCATGCACATAGTCGGCAACAAGATTAATCAAGTTCCAAATGGAATCGCGTTGTACCACATTTGCTTTGGTGGTTACATCTTTGAAGTACCTGAATTCAGTGCTTTCTATGCCGGCTTCATCGTCGCCATAGCCCTTCAGCAGCTTTACGGCATCCGGGTACGATTTTTGCCTTTCTGCTGTTAAAGGCATCAGCAAGTGGCTGTCTTTATTTTCCTGTAAATCGTACGCCACACCGTGAACATCATCCACATAACTATTATGATCATTATCCAGGCCGTCAATCTTCTCTTTTTTATTGGTATATAACCTGTCTTTAAAAACAGATATGTCGGTACCGAGGTCAAAAACACAAATAACTACCGGCGTGTAAGGCTTTCCCGGTGGCAGGGTCAACTCGCGTGCGGGCCATATATTCACCTGTTTGCGTGCTGCGGCACGGGTTACACTATCCATAACTAAGGTAACTACCTTGCTGACTTTGTCGAAATCGTGCATTTCATAAAAAAGGAATAACACGTAATCCAGGTTCCTGATAGAAAGCGGTCCATTAGCAATTGGCGGGTTTAAATCACTTGCAGCTATTTTAACATATTCAGCTGCGGTGAGGTTGGCGTATTGCTGCCTTATGCGCTGCAATGACGACGCAGCAGACTCATAAGCGATGGCATTTATCTTTTTTGTAAACACAGCGTGGAAATTGACCATGTAATCAGCCGATTCCGGATCGCCGGACGCTATTAATGATCTTTTAACCAAAGCACTTGTTGCCTGGGCAGCGGGTTTAACTTCCAGCGTTCTTAAGGTGTCATAATAGGCCAATGCCTGATCATTATTCCTTTCATAAAAGGCAAGGTCGCCTAAAATCCGATAATATGATTTTAAAACGGCGGTGTCCCGTATTTCAAAATGGCCCAGGTCCGACAAAAGGTCTTTTTTCAACTGTTCCTTTAGCGCCCTGATATGGTTTCTATCTGCCAGCAAAACATTCAGGCTGTCGGTAATTGGATAAGTGTGGATGGGCAGCGGCGAGCCGGGTGCGTTTTTTAATTTTTGCCCGAAACAGTTAGTAATAAACGGGTTAAGTAAAATTAAAGATGCGATGATTAATTTCCCGGGATACGAAAAGCTAACATGGATTGAATTGCGATAATTGAACATGCCTGAGGTTTGAACTCAAAAATATATAATATTTTAAAGACTAGAAAGAGCCGTAGCTCTTGATTGAAACGGTCGATAAAATCCTTTCAATCAATAAATTAAGTTTTAGATAGATCATGATCGCGTAGCTTCAGATAATCTGCCTTCCAATCAGCGGTTTTGCAATTTAATCCGGTAACTTTTTTTGCGGGTGAATATTTCCCTTCCATTTAGCAGTAATTCCGGAACAACCAGCGCAAAAAGCATTAATGACCATAGCACAATACTAAAATCGTCGGGTGTTATCCTGCTGTAAAAAGGAAGCGGATTTAGCACGCGCGACAAAACAAAGATGAGAGTGATTCCATAACTCCTGCTCATCCAAACCTTATGCGCTGCGATCTGCCCGTTAATTGCGGCGGCATAAGCAATAAGCGTTGTTACAAACCAAAGTATAGCCTGTGCAGTCCCCGCTGATTCCAGGTGAACTCCGCTTCCGGGAACCGGGTATTTTTCCTGGATAATCAGCGCCAGCACCGAAGCAGCCAAAACAGCGCAAATGTAAACTGTGCCAAGCCTGCGGTGCAACAGCGGGTTTGTTTTGCGCACCCGCGACGAGAATTGCAACGGCCCCGCGATAAGCGCAGTTACGCCGCATAAAGCATGCGGAAATATTAGCCATAGCATCTCTGCCATCCGCCTGTGGTTATCGTTATTGACGGTAATGAGCGGCAACTCGGTAAAAAGCAAAACCGATATAAATAAAATGCCGATAAAAAAGTATAATATTATTTTGGCGTTTACAGGGAATAACGGAGCTATGGGAAAATTCCCAGGTGAATTATCGTCGCGTTTCATAAATAAATTAATAAAGTGAAGGCTGTATTTCTTTGTGTTTTCTATTCGTTTAAACCGGGCCCGATAGGGTTGCTTAAGACTGCATTATTAAAAATTGGCTTGCATTTTAGCTGACTTAACCCTTTAAACCATATTTTTCAATAATTGGCTGTCTTTTTTCGGGGAAGGTTGTTATCCCAAACCGCTTATCCAGATTTTTTAACCTGGCGGCAATTTGAGGGTCTTGCGGCGACAGGTTATTCTTCACCATATCCGGGAAGATCTGGTGAAATAGTTCTTCCAAAAAATCTTCAAAATTTTGATTGAAATACATATCAATAAACCGAAGCGGCTTTTCAGACCCATTCCAAAATGTGTGCTCAAGTTTTCTCGGCCTGAAATGCCAGCCACCGGCTCTGATTTCTTCCACATTGCCATCTACTATAACGGTAGCAGTTCCTTCAAGTACCAGCATCAATTCGTCCAGTCCTTTATGAACATGCGGTGCGGGCCCCATGGTGCGGGGGGCAACTGCTGTTTCCACGCACGAAAATTGCATGTTTGTTTTCGAACTTCTTACCCAGGTACGGATGTCAATTCCGCCGGAGCCCGGCTGCAAAGGTTGTTGCGGCGGCAAATAAAAAGGTAAAAGGGGCTGGGAGTCCTTTTGTTCATCTCTGCTTTGGGTTTGTTCCCTGCCGAAAGCAAACTGTGCCAGGCCAACACCCGCTGTAGCCATTGCCATGTTTTGCACCCAATTGCGTCTTGACACGCTCATGTCTTTTTTCATTTTTTATTTTACTTAGTGAAGGTTAAGCTGCTGTAAATCAAAAGCAAAGTACAGTTAAAAAATGTGAATTAGAATGATTTACCTAAAGGTAATAGACTTACCTTTAGGTAATAAAACAAACACTATGTCAGCAAAAGAATTATATGTTGGGTGCCCCGTGCAGCACGCGCGGAAATACCTGGGCGGGAAATGGCAAATTGCCATACTTTCAAATTTGAAAAAGCAGCCAGCGCGATTTGTGGAATTGAAAAATATGCTGCCGGGAATTAGTGATAAAGTATTGTCGCAGGACTTGCAGTTTTTTGAACAGGCAGGGATCGTTCAAAAAGAAATATTTGCCTGTATTCCCCCAAGGGTAGAATACAAGCTTACGCCCCAGGGTTTAACGCTCATCCCGGTTATTGAAACGATAGTTAAATGGGGCTATTGTCATTTACAGGAAGAAAAAGTTAACCGGTCAACACGTTCAACCCCGGCAAGTGTGATTGCCGATATTGAAGCCATGTTAGCCAAATAACAATTTCATTCACTGGTATTAAAAGTGAATGATTTAACCTAGTTGGCCTGGTAAACATTATTCGTCCTGTCTACATCCGGGTAAACCTGTTCAGGGTCTATAATAACTTTGGTAACGGGTTCAGCTTTGTTGGCGGTAAAGGTATAGGAGTGGGTATATTCCCAAATTTCGACAGGGAAGGTCCGCAGTTCCTTTTGCCCGCTGGCGTAGGTTATTTCAACTACCAGCGGCATGACTGCTTTTTCCATGTTTTCAATAGCGATCCGGGTTTTGTTTTTAGCAGAGTTTTCTACCCTGGTTATTTTTTGATCGAGCTTGAAATTTTCTATAAACATTGATTTCCAGAACCACGTAAGGTCTTCGCCTGTTGAATTGTTAATGCTTCTGAAAAAATCAAACGGGGTAGGGTGCTTGTATGCCCAGTTGCGGATGTATTGGCTGAAAGCGCGGTCAAAACGCCCGGCTCCAAGCACCTGGTTGCGTAACAGTGCCAGTAAATAAGCAACCTTCTGGTATTCTATAGTATAAACCTGGTTGCCGGGTATGGCATCTGGCCGGGTAATAATCGGTTTCAGCGTATCTGCAAAAAGCGCGGTTACCGGAATGTCAATTTCTTTGTACCCAATAAATTCGCCTTTGTTGAATTCTTTGGTTGCCATGTTATCCATAAAAAGATTAAACCCTTCGTCCATCCATGCATACTTGCGTTCATTGCTGCCCACCACCATCGGGAACCAGGTATGGCCCAATTCGTGGTTTACCACTGCCCAGTACATGTTCCCGGTATCTTTTGCCGCGCAAAACACCATACCCGGGTACTCCATACCATCAAGATTTGATGCCACGTTTACCGCCTTGTTAAAAGGATAGGTGAGCCATTTTTTTGAGAAATACTGCAGCGTGAACTTTACATATTCGGATGACCGGGCCCAACTGTTAGGCTTTAGCGACTCAGCCGGGTACAGTGAGCAGGCCATAATGCGTTTTTCATCGCTAACCGGAAAACTCAGTGCCTCCCAGATAAACGATTTTGAGGCCGTCCAGGCAAAATCCCTGGTGTTATCCATTTTAAATTTCCACGTGCAGGTAGGCTTCGCCGGCCTTGAGCCTGCATCTTTTACCTCTTTTGCCGATCTTATAAAAACAGGTTCTGAGCTATCCTTTGCCAGTTTCCAGCGTTTTAGCTGTTCAGGGGTTAAAACCTCCTCCGGGTTCAGCAGGTCGCCGGAGGCTTCAACAATATAGGAAGAGGGGAGCGTAATGTTCACGTTGAAGTTGCCAAAGTCGAGGTAAAATTCACCGTTGCCCAGGTAGGGTAGGGTATTCCATCCTTCAACATCGTCCAAAACACACATCCTTGGGTACCATTGAGCAACAGCATAAATATTACCGTCTTTGGTTTGCAGCAGGTCCGTCCGGTTAACCTGGAAATCGGCATTCTTATAGTTTACCGGGAACCGGTAGCTGTAATGAATACTGAAGCTTATTTTTTGCCCGCTTTTTAACGTCTGTGGCAAATGCAGCTGCATCCGGGTGTCGTAAACCTGGTAATCTATTTTCGCCCCGTTATTATCATTCAGCTTAATATCTGTAATATCGAATCCGCCGTCGGTTATTTTTTCTTCGGGGTTTTTGTAAAGGAACAGGCCCGCCAGCACGCCTTTTGAATCTTTTTTATACACATTCTGTTCCAGCTGCATCCACAAAGCAGAAAGCGCTTTAGGGCTATTATTGGTATAGGTTACTGTTACGGTTCCCGTTACCAGGTTATTTTTATCATCAAGGCTTACATCTATTACATAATCCGACTGGTTTTGCCAGTACGCAGGGCCTGGCTCCCCGGTGGCTGCCCGGTACTCATTACCCGCCGGTAAAATCGGTAGCGCCGGGAATAAATCAGACGGATTGTACTTTGATTGGCCAAATGACAGATGACAGGCAAAAGTTAAAAGGGTGAGGGCTGCAAATTTGAGGAAATTGCTGTAACGTAAAGTTGTATGCATGTAATAAATGTTTGATTGCTGTTTTAACCTCAAATATAAACTATCAGGGCTGTTACACAAGTACACCGGCGCATCTCGCAGGGCTTAATTGTGTTTTAATTTAATATTAAGAAATGAGCGGATGTTTAGCTTTTTTCTGAGGTATAATTCCCCTAATGTTAATTAAATAAAACCATTTTATTAACAAAGTAATCCGGGGGCAAAACTTCAGAATTTCTACAAATTCTGGCAGCTCTCTTTGCAAAAAAAACTCGTCATGGAGCAATTATTCAATAACGTAAATTCTTTTTCTGTGTCCCTTAAAAACGTGTTGGGTACCCTTTTATTCTC of Mucilaginibacter xinganensis contains these proteins:
- a CDS encoding tetratricopeptide repeat-containing sensor histidine kinase yields the protein MQPVIIEFQRKKNCLIVLCILFLVPISAFSQINRTADSLKYRISQTKDPNIKAKNYLQLSQLLSHREMDVAKSYLDSASKFGKLKMTAEVSMLLNKGYADYYDNTGKPDSVIKYANVSFELATKLGNRQVEAAALNLKGNAYMTKRNFKDAEAAYVDAMRIYSSQNNDLAVGNLYVNLGYLFQQQHLVTEAEKQYGEADIIFKKLENAGRLAQLYNNYGILYGENNQFLKSAQFFEASMRIREKLKDPLALANAYLNVGGINVLLKNYKKAEVNLLNAKMQFEKINNIQGVTSCLTNLGELYENTKDYKKAIAYCKESIALSKANHNNEDLENALINISNIYTKTGDYKTAYDYKDKLERLKDTIYQKSLTGQIAEMQTKFETEKKEQKIVLLNKENIIQKLSISSRNTTILIIILLFIFSILMGGLFYNRYKLKQDARLQAEVINQQTLASKGIIEAEECERKRIAAELHDGVGQLFTTVKMNLEILMERFLVRQPDADQLAEKTMAMVDESCIEVRSIAHQMMPNALIKSGLVSALRDFINKIPTDKLKIALETKGIDKSLESTTETVLYRVIQESVNNVIKHAGATSLDILLLCDAKEITVSIEDNGKGFDSVDKSKFAGIGLKNMISRVEYLKGTVDISSAPGKGTLVAIFIPLN
- a CDS encoding S8 family serine peptidase, translating into MFNYRNSIHVSFSYPGKLIIASLILLNPFITNCFGQKLKNAPGSPLPIHTYPITDSLNVLLADRNHIRALKEQLKKDLLSDLGHFEIRDTAVLKSYYRILGDLAFYERNNDQALAYYDTLRTLEVKPAAQATSALVKRSLIASGDPESADYMVNFHAVFTKKINAIAYESAASSLQRIRQQYANLTAAEYVKIAASDLNPPIANGPLSIRNLDYVLFLFYEMHDFDKVSKVVTLVMDSVTRAAARKQVNIWPARELTLPPGKPYTPVVICVFDLGTDISVFKDRLYTNKKEKIDGLDNDHNSYVDDVHGVAYDLQENKDSHLLMPLTAERQKSYPDAVKLLKGYGDDEAGIESTEFRYFKDVTTKANVVQRDSIWNLINLVADYVHGTHVAGIAMRGNPYARLLTVRFSEDVGFTPDAKSPAVETELKVAKNLKDLVKYWKAANVRVVTMSWGYFISDYQTDIAKYNPKMPADEQKNLAVKLWTMRKNALYEAFSSAPGILFVASNGNKNSNSDMDLRYPAALDIPNMIGVGSVNSAGLETDFTATGKKVAIHANGYLVESFAPGGSKILLSGTSMATPYIANLAAKLIAMKPSLSPAEVITLIKKGADISADGRIKLVNPKRSFELLTALK
- a CDS encoding MORN repeat-containing protein; this encodes MKTFAALTLLSLAIGNLNAQCTSGNCITGTGTYNYGWCIYTGEFKNSKPQGRGSMKYDDYTYTGHFENGLEDGEGIITHADGSRENVTYLAGKKVTSVLAKVAEKDYKPVVVQDVHCLSGDCITGYGTYQFPSGNKYTGMFNDRRREGRGIFYFAGGDKFEGEWLNNQKANGTYYFNTGAKYTGNYDSNGNEYNGIITSVTGMSIPYVNGRAVIPPAPVIPMGADLRGDTRQAKASTERVKMPCSVCFGTGKISKTEDWSNYGAAQGGSRETYRLERVYSSCYKCHGSGVE
- a CDS encoding tetratricopeptide repeat protein, whose amino-acid sequence is MNSIKNYIAGIMLLFASLSVFSQANITATETEATDFYKQGKTEAAIASFKKALLEKPTSLYSINALGNLYLMDKKYQDAYLVAEKGIALSNGAPNFIVVKAKAAMRINKAQEALNMIDKYLATHQPDFMMLFLKGGAYNVLGDRQQALNLFSQSITANAGFPDAYLARGEDFEGIGRYPQALKDYDKYISLRDDDPEAYYHRGIAYYHSAQLNEALADCNKAIALTPQNAEILTFRGEVYKALQQIGKAIADFNMAVTINPNYAPAYYQAAGTYLEIKNYAAALPLINKAIALIPNAAEYYWIQARLYLYTDKNSDALTAANKAVELNPKAPEGYMWKASAFFNQEKYDEAIKTISQGITINPEYYLLYSLRASMYRDKGFVSLADADDLKAKQLAANIK
- a CDS encoding IPT/TIG domain-containing protein codes for the protein MKNFTPVLRIAVSCFLIVSAIISCKKDNQTNPPPAVKPVVTNVQPKDPMPGDVVTITGTGFGSIATDVKVTIGAQVVTITSVTTTEIKFTLPAGITAGDIAVAIKNVIANNTDPQKATITPKPSLVPAATITSINPTSGKVGDVVTITGTNFSATATDDVVKFNGVTATVSAATTTALTVSVPATATTGTISLSVKSAAIITGPSFTINTSTGGTGSPINYIKVLGGTATVSKIASAPAEIGAMVVDKKNNVLYYADYTVFAASHAGTVYKLKLDGSAPTPLTTDSRINTVFNLGVDATGNVIVFTGVDKQGINVNVYKVDPGTGSVTGLATNVNLGGGNYPLVVDSQGGIWNGYGQKLNTATNKFDRNATFPYTSYTSTFYQGDGIYVDNASGTDVGFVKYNLLTKNGTSTDFTLQALFKQDNADIGSNSHSLDVQSRYAIDNSENFYALYPIAGDAASFYNDYYVIRKTKNGTAAASSLLLKFTTPFNVPAYTQPRSNIGLLFQSDGAGNLYMKDNGTDIIKIIQ
- a CDS encoding response regulator — protein: MEKTDPKRIFIVDDHQMVIDGINLMIEGRPEFLTVGESTQPLAVLELLANIPADILITDVGMPGMSGVELARAVKNKFPHIKILALSMFGDSQIIAEMIDAGISGYILKNAGKKELVEALTKISDGQNYFGQEITLQLMKSFKRNQEETKLTDREVEIIRMIEKDMTTREIAETLFISERTVETHRKNILHKTNTQTVVGLLKYAYERKII